The Leadbetterella byssophila DSM 17132 DNA window TCGAAAGAATATACGGCATCATATAAAGCTGCTTGCGCTTCTTTTTCTTGGTTTTTGTTCCAATAATTATATCCAAGGAATCCTCCAACTACGGCTAAAATAGCCACACCGGCAGCGATCATTCCCTTTTGATTCTTTTCGAAGAAGTTTTCCACCTTATATACTTCTTTCTTCAGGGTTTCTGCATCTTCTATGATTTCAATCCCCGATTTTTCTGTTTTTGCCATTTTAATTTGGTGTCAAAATTTTGGAGTGCAAATATATCAATTCCCTTTAAATTTCTGCTACTTAGGCAAAAAAAAATGCCAAACCTTCGTCATTTTCGAAAGTTTGGCATCTGGCTAACAAGCCATTCCTTACTATTCTTTCAAGAAAGGATAATCCGATTGAACATAAATATCTTCAAATGCTTCTTCCGGTTTTGGCCATGGAGACTCTTCCGCAAACTTAACGGCCTCATCTACTTGCTTTTTCACCTTTTCGTCAATAGCATCTAATTCTTCTTGAGTAGCTATACCGTTAGTCAAGATTCTATCCTTGATCAATTCGATAGGGTCTCTTTGTTTCCACTCTGCTACCTCCTCTTTCGTACGGTATTTTTGTGGGTCAGACATAGAGTGACCTCTATAACGGTAAGTTTTAAATTCTAAGAAAGATGGTCCTTCCCCTTTTCTAGCTCTTTCAGCTGCACGTGAAACCGCTTCGTGAACAATCTCCACGTCCATAGCATCTACAGCTTCAGAAGGTATATCGTAAGCTTCTCCTAAAGTATATAGTTCTCTTACATTTGAAGTTCTAGCTACAGAAGTACCCATAGCATAACCATTATTCTCTACTACGAAAATAGTAGGGATCTTCCAGGTCATAGCCATGTTTAAAGCTTCATGGAAAGCACCCTGACGTATAGCACCGTCACCGAAATAACAGATACATACATTATCAGTTCCTAAATACTTCTCAGCAAAACCTATACCTGCACCCATAGGAATCTGCGCACCCACGATACCGTGACCACCCATAAAACCTACTTCTTTATCAAAAATGTGCATGGAACCACCCTTTCCTTTGGTAGTACCGGTAACCTTTCCATATAGTTCCGCCATGATCTTTCCAGGATCTGTTCCTAAAGCCAATGGATGGCCGTGATCCCTATAGGCGGTGATGTATTTATCTCCTTTCTTCAGCGCAGACACTGATCCTGAAGAACAGGCTTCTTGCCCAATGTACAAGTGACAAAATCCTCTGATTTTTTGCTGTCCGTACAACTGCCCCGCCTTCTCTTCAAACTTGCGCTGAAGTACCATGGAGTCATACCAGTATAGATATTGTTCCTTGGAGTATTTTACTTTTGATGCTCCTTTGCTTTTTGCTGCCATACCTCGCTTAAAATATTGAGGCACAAAAATACGTAAATACACTGTATAAAAAAATGCAATTTTGAATTTCTCCTCTCTCCGGAATGAAGTATTCGCATTTGTTTCGGAACTTTGTGGCCTATGTATCTCCAAAATCTTCGCCTCTATAACTTTAGGAACTATGAGGAACGCTTTTTCACGTTCTCTCCTACCCTGAATTGCATAGTGGGAAAGAACGGAAGTGGGAAAACTAATCTTCTGGATGCAGTCTACTTTTTGGCATTGTCAAAAAGCTCTATACAGACCCAGGACTCCCTCAGTATCCGCTTTGAAGAAGACTTTTCTAGCTTAGAAGGGGCCTTTTCTAACCAAAACATCATAGGCATTCACCTCTTAAGGAATGGTAAGAAAACCGTCACCTCGAATCATAAAGTGTATGAAAAACTTTCGGACCATATAGGGAAATACCCGGTGGTACTTTTGGCACCAAATGATACCGACTATATCCGGGACGGAGCTGAAACCCGAAGAAAACTTTTTGATGGCATCCTGTCTCAGGTGGATCCGGAGTATTTACAAACGTATCTTAAGTACAATAAGACCCTTGATCAAAGAAACAGCCTGCTTAAACAGTTTGCAGAACAGAATTATGTAGACAAAGACCTTCTTTCTATATATACTGAATCTCTTCTCGTGTTAGGCAAAGCCATCTTTGAAAAGAGGAAATCTTTTATAGAATCCTTCTCCCCCTTATTCAAAGACCAATACGTACATCTTTCTGAAGGCAGAGAACAAGTAGAAATCCAGTATAGCTCAGACCTGTGGGAAGAAAATTTTGAAGAACAGTTCCAAAAGAACTTAAACAGAGACCTCTCTGCCCAAAGAACTACAATGGGAGTACATAAGGACGACTTTCTCTTCCTTATGGATGGAGTACTTGTGAAAAAATTTGGCTCTCAAGGACAAAGGAAAAGTTTCGTAATGGCCATCAAACTAGCCCAATTCCAATGTTTGGAACTAGAAAAAGAAACCAAGCCTATCCTCCTTTTAGATGATATTTTCGATAAACTTGACGACAGAAGAATACTCCGACTCATAGAAATGATGAACTCCGGAGCATTTGGACAGATCTTCTTAACGGACGCACGACCAGAACGTACAGCCGAACTCCTGTCTCATACTGAGGTTAATCTGATATCCTTATAAAAGAGCCCTATCTAAATGTACATACCCCCCGTCTACATGGATCAGCTGGCCAGTAGTATGACTAGACCTGGATGACAATAAGAACACGGCCATATTAGCAATTTCCTCTATGGTAGTCATTCGCTTACCCAATGGTATCTTCTCTTCAATGGACTTCAAAGTCTCTTCCGGATTCGGCAAGGTCTTAATCCATTTATCATACAAAGGAGTGTAACACTCGGCTACTACAATAGCATTTACTCTTATACCATATTTCAATAGTTCCACTGCCCATTCCCTAGTCAAGGCATTCCTGGCACCGTTCGCCGCAGCATACCCTGAAGTACCCCCCTGTCCGGTCTCCGCCGTTTTGGAAGTAATATTTAATATTGGACCCTTCGTTTTGATCAATTCCGGAAGGGCATGATGGGCCAATAAATAATAGTGAACCACATTTCTGTGCAAGGATGCCATAAAGGCAGCATAATCTCCCTTTTCTAACCCTACTCCGTCATTTACCCCTGCATTATTCACCAGACCATCAATTCTACCAAAACGTTCCACTGCCATTCGCACCGCCTTTTCACATTCTTCAGGCACAGAAAGTTCTGCTTCTATGGTCATTCCAAATCCTCCGGCTGCCTGAATCTTTTCCAGCGCCAGTTCATTATCTTGTTTATTTCTTCCAATAATCACGGGAATAGCACCTTCAATACTCAATTGGTTCACTATACCCTCTCCTATACCTTTGGCTCCACCAGAAACCAGAATGACCTTTTCGTTCAGTTTTAAATTCATGCGCTTGCAGATAGTTCTAAACAAAATTAGAATAAATCTCTAAATTCGCAGCATGATGAAACCGAAGGCTTTACTTTTCTTGTGCTTCTTGTACACCTCATGTGAACCTCCTACCTCTCCCTGTGCGGGCGCCGGAGAATTTATAATGGAATTAAGAAATGAACCGGGGGAGATCAAATGGGATACTTTGTCCAAAAAACATTACCTGTGGTTTAGCCCGGAAAGCAGATTGAAATTTGATACCAAAGCCCTTCCCTGTAAACTGGATACAGCGTATCAGAAAGATATAAAAATCAAATTCGACGGAAACTTCTTTGAAGGTGATAGTGACATGGTAGTGGACCTACGTCATATAGAAAAAGTATAAAAAAAACAGCATTCAAAATGATGCTGTTTTTAAAAATCTATTCAACCTTAAATAAAAAACATATTCACACAACTATGATTTTCTTACGCTTCTATCTGTCTCTCAATCACAATGCAAATTTAAAGGGCAATCGATTTCGGTGGCAGTATTCGTGCATACTATTTTGCGAAATTCTTTAAAAAGTACAATTTAAAAAAAATGTTTTCCAAAAACTTGGGAATTATACAAATGTATATTATATTATAAGAAAATAAAGAGGGTGAACCCTTGCGGATTCACCCTTACTTTGAAGCTTATTTTTTTATGCCGGGAAGGACTTTGATATATCTGTAAAATCACGAGATTTCAAAGACGCCCCACCTACAAGCCCACCGTCTACGTCCGGCTGACTGAATAATTCTTCTGCATTACCAGCATTCACACTACCCCCATAAAGGATAGAAATTTCTTCTGCCACTGCAGCTCCGTATTTTGAAGCCAAATGATCTCTTAAAACCTTGTGCATCTCCTGAGCCTGATCAGAACTTGCCGTCACACCTGTACCAATAGCCCAGATGGGTTCATAGGCGATCACCACCTGTTGAATAGCCTCCTCAGATAGATGAAACAAACTATTCGTCAACTGACCCTTAACAAAGTCAAAATGAATTCCCGCTTCCCTCTGACTTAAGGTTTCTCCACAACAAAAAATTGGAGTCAAACCTTCCGCCAATATAGCATCCACTTTCTCCGCAATAAAGGCATCTGATTCGGCAAAGTATTCCCGTCTTTCCGAGTGTCCAATGATCACATACTTTACACCTACAGATTTTAACATGGGAACGGATACCTCTCCGGTATATGCACCGGATGCTTTAGGGTAACAGTTCTGAGCAGCCAAGGCCACTTTGGGGGTGTCAACCAACTTAGAAAACGTACTCAAGTAAGGAAATGGAACCCCTAAAACCACTTGTACATTGGGATGAGTCAACTCATCTTTTACCATGTTTACGACTTCTGAAAGGAGAATTTGACCCTCTTCAAAAGTCTTGTTCATTTTCCAGTTTCCGGCTGCGTATTTTTTTCTCATTCGATTACCATGTTATGATATACGTTCTGTACATCGTCATCTTCTTCTAATTTATCTAAAAGCTTCTCAATATCCGCGGCTTGCTCCTCAGTTAGCTTCTTGGTATCTGTTGGGATACGTTCAAAGTCGGCATGCAACAATTCATATCCTTTTTCTTCCAAGTATTTCTGAACTGCACCGTAAGCCGTGAACTCACCGTAGATGTTGATCTGCTGTGTTTCTTCATCTAAGAAAACATCATCTACTCCGAAATCAATCAGATCTAACTCTAAATCTTCCATGTCAATGCTTGGAGCAGCTGCGATTCTAAAGATACATTTACGTTCAAAGATGAAATCTAACATACCGTTTGTACCCAAGTTACCACCGGTCTTGTTAAAATAACTTCTTACGTTTGCTACCGTACGATTATTATTATCTGTAGTACATTCCACTAGTACGGCAACTCCATGTAAGCCATATCCTTCTAATACGATCTCTTTGTAATCATCCTGATCTTTAGAAGATGCTCTTTTAATGGCATTATCTACATTTACTTTCGGCATGTTAGCCGCTTTCGCGTTTTGAATAACCGCCCTTAAACGAGAGTTTGTAGTAGGATCAGGACCGCCGGATTTAACGGCCATTACGATGTCTTTACCAATACGTGTAAAGGTCTTCGCCATTGAAGACCAACGCTTCATTTTACGAGCTTTTCTAAACTCAAACGCTCTTCCCATAGAGTTAAATGATTTGAAGTCGCAAAATTAAAGAAAATCTGTTTAGGATAATGCTTATAGCTTGACCATTTTAACCCCGTAAGTTACCTTCCCTACTCTTATCCTTACCAAATACGTCCCCGGAGGCACATTAACCTGAAGAATTACGTCATGTTGGGCCGGCCTGTATTCTCCCGTCATTAACTGTGCCACTTCTTTCCCTTCCAGAGTGACTAGGGTCACAGTGACCTTCGCCTGGTAATGCAGATTCATTCTCAAATATGTCCAGTCCTGTACTACAGGGTTAGGGAAGATCATGAATTTATCTCTCTCCAAACTGGGTTTTTCGCCTACTGAGGGTTGACCGGTCTCAGGATCTATGATCACCACAGGTGGATCCGGTGGCTTAGGGAGAGTGGGATCTTTTTGGGTACTCTTCAAAAAGCCTGTTTCATTTATATAGTTAAATTTCTGTCCAAAGATCCTCTCGGCAAAATCATGCGACTGCCCGAACCAATTGGTCACAATTTCATAGTATATACTCCTGAAATCTGTAGCATAAGTATGATTAAATCCATCATATAAAGGATAATATCCAAAGTAACCCCCTATAATCTCCCCTCTCACTGCAGACCCAAAACTGAACATGATGCTAGAGGTTCCATGATCTGTACCTGCGCTACCGTTTTCATACGGCCTTCTTCCGAATTCCGAGGCCGTGATACCTACTACCTTTTTGTCATGACCTAATTTTTCTATATCCGACTGGAAAGAAGAAATAGCTTCTGATAATTCCTTCAGCAATTTGGAATGTGTTCCGTCAAGGCCACCCTGGTTTGCATGAGTATCATATCCGGTTTGCTCTACGAAATAGACCTTCGTCTTCAGCCCCCCATCTATTAATCGGGCTACTAATTTCAATTGTTGAGATAAAGTATTATTGGTATAAGATTCCATATTCTTTCCGGAATCATACGCTCTTTTGATCACTTGGGAGTACTCTCTTACTTCTACCCCAACGTTATTAACATAGTCAAATTCCTGCTTAAAGAAACCTTCTGCTTCTATATCAATCTTATCACCTCCCACCATTTGCCCCTGGAGATACATATCATCAGCACTTTCAAGGACTATAGATTTTTCACCTGTTTCTCCCAGGAACATCAAAGAAGGGGTTTTCCCTATCTGTATACAATAAGGACTTTCAGGTTTATCAGCGCCCGCATAGGTATCAAAATATCTGCCCAGCCAACCGGTAGGAAGAGGCTGAGAAGTACTGGAAGGTACTATTCCACTTAACCATATATCAGTAGACCTAAAATGAGAGAAATCCGGATTGGGATAGCCTAAGCCACTCAGCACTCCTAATTTTCCTTCTTGAAACAGACCCAGCATGCCTCCTTTCACTCCCTGACTGAGACTAGGATGCATGGCCATACCTTGTTCTTTACTGATTATCGTAACGGATTTCTGTGGAATATGTAAGGTAGGGCGGAATTGATTATAGTACATGTCCCACTCGTACGGAGTGATGGTATTCATCCCATCATTTCCTCCGAAGAGCTGCACTACTACCACAATATTATCATTCTCATTGACGTAGGAGGCCGGTTGAAAGGCACTTAGATCCATTTTGTCCAACTTCATGCTGGACACTACCCCTAATCCTAATGTGGAATTCTTTATAAAACCTCTTCTCTTCATGACAAATAAAATTCAGGAGCCTTGATCACATTTTCCAACAGTTTCTTGATTCTATTTCCGGCTTCCGTCTTATTGATTCCGGACCAGTCGGCACCTAAAATATCAACAAATCCCTTAAACCTTTCCCCTGTCACGGGCCTACCAAAGAAAGTCTCCAAGATTCTACTAGTGAGCCTTTCTCTATCCCCTGAATTATCCATGGTTTCCGCCCAGTTAGCAAAGTCGTTAGCAGAATTATAGGAAAAGATCTCATGTATATAATATATAGTAGTAGGTAAACTTTTGGTGGATACCCAACTTCTATACCCTTTCCATCCGCTCACATTAGGAGGATTAAACAATTCTAAACCTAATTCTGACATGATATTTCGGGCATACTTATCTACAAACTTCAGATGAGCTACCATATTAACTATAGTCTCAGCTGGAGATTTTAATTGAATGCCAATATTTTCCGGTGCAAAGAAATGTTTACTTCTCAGTAAGGTTTTTAAGACAGGTTGGAATTCGAATTTCTCTTGTCTTAATTGGGCTGCTAATTCATTGATGATCTTCTCGTCCTGAGCATTGGGATTTGCGTATACAAAATACTTGTAGAACTTAGACATCATAAACTTCGCGGCAATGTCCCCTTTTTTATTCAGAATAACCTGGATCAGTCTTCTTACGGAATTATTAAAGACATTTTCCTGAGTTACTTCATAATTCACCTGGAAGGTTTCATCGAAGAAACGTTTGGTATTCTTGTCGAAGTCGTTCGGATTAAAATACCCCCTATTTGGAGTAAGAGATTCGTCAGAAAAATATTTGATCTTCCAGCCGGTTAAGATCTTTGCAGCTTCTTTGATATCTGCTTCTGTATAGTTACCTACACCTAAAGAATACAGCTCTAATAATTCCCTGGCAAAGTTTTCATTGGGAGCCTCCGCTACGTTTTCTCCTCCGTTAAGATATACCAGCATAGCGCCATCTATGCAGATTTTCTCTAACAAGGTATAGAAATTCCCGGCAAAATTCTTGCGGAATAGATCATTCTGCAAGTACATAGGAATGACGGGAATATTTACACAGTTGGCATATTGAGTAGTAAGGTGCCCATGCCAAAAGAAAGTCATCTTTTCAACTATGCTCTCTTTGTCGTTTTTCATTTGGGTTACCCACCATCCGCCCAGATCCCAGTTGTAATCTCCATAATGCAGATTCAATTTATTTGCTTCTGCATCTTTCGCGGAGCCTGAAAGCTTATCCGGGTCCCGAATCTGATCATTCACAAATGAGGGGGGAGCGGGAGAAGTATTTCCGTTCGCAAACAAGCCGTCCACAACCTCCCTTGCCGTTTTACCTACGTACTTATCAATGACATTAGGAGAAAGTGCAAAACAGCACCTCTGAAGGAGATGCCGAACTTCCATGCGAGTCAAAGGAGAGGTATGCTCTTCCAATCCTGCTTTAACCTCTGCTCTGTGTAGACCTAAAAATCCTCTTCTCGAAACCACAGCCATTTTTTTAGAAAATTTGCTATACCTCTGAAAATTAATAAATAAAGAAGTAAAAACCCAGAAAAATGCGGTGAAAACTTCTAAACACTAGTTCTCAACCTTGTATCACCTATACAAACAAACACCTGATTTACAACCACTTAACTACACATAAATCGCTCCATTTAAGCGAAAAATTAATCAAAAAATCACAATTATTGTCATACTAATAAATCAACCGCCCAATTATTGGACTACAGAATTAAATTTTACTTTCGGTTAATTTTTGCGAATAATTAAGAACTCATCCTTCCTTTTATAGAAATTTATTTTTATTATTGCTTCGACGATTTCTAACTAAATAACAAACATTAACTATGAAGAAAAATCTACTTTTTCTTCTGAGCTTGCTTTTGCTTTTTTGGAGCGAAACACAAGCCCAGAACAGAACCATTACCGGAAAAGTAACAGCCTCTGAAGACGGCTCACCCATCCCTGGAGCTACAGTACAAGTAAAAGGCAGCTCCATTGCTACTAACACAGATGCAGAAGGATCCTTTTCCATTCAAGCTTCATCAAGCCAAACTCTCGTATTTTCCTTCGTTGGATTTGCTAGTTCAGAACAAAGTGTAGGAAATCGCTCTGTCATTAATGTAAGTCTAGAAACAGACTTAAAACTGTTGGACGAACTGGTTGTTACGGGTGTTGCCGGTGCTACTTCACGTAAGAAACTAACCGTTTCTGTAGCAAAAGTAGGCGGTGACAAGTTGAGTATTGTACCAGCCACTTCAGCAGCCGGAGCATTAACGGGAAAGGTTGCCGGTCTTAAAACCTCTGCCGGAGGCGGTAGCCCAGGTGCGAACGTTGACTTATTATTAAGAGGTGACAACAACCTAAACACCAGCTCTGCTCCCCTACTTTTAGTAGACGGTATCATCCTAACAGGTAGCTTAGCTGACCTTAACGTTGATGATATTGAGTCCATTGAAGTAGTAAAAGGTGCTGCAGCTGCCGCCCTTTACGGTTCGCGTGCAGGTAATGGTGTAATTGCCGTAACTACTAAACGTGGTAGTTCAGGAAGCATTAACAAAACGGATATCGTGGTTAGAAACGAGATCGGTAGCTCTCAAATCGCAAAATATCTGGAAACAGCAGAGTCTCATGTTTATGCTTTAGCAGATGACTGGCAAACTGCTCAAGGAAGGTATACGAAGTACAAAGGCGTTACTTATCCAGCTGATTATGCAGGAGGTGGATATGATCCAAGAATCACAGGAAGTAGAAGTATTGACCCTGATGGCTATATGGATAATCCTTATGGAGTATATAGAGACATGCAAAGTGACATCTTCCGTACAGGTACTAACTTAACTAACTTTGTGTCTGTGTCCAACCGTACCGATAGGGGGAACGTTTATCTGTCGTTTGAGAACAATTTACAACAAGGCGTTATGAAGTTGACAGATGGTTATAACCGTCAGAACTTCAGAATCAACGTAGACCATCACCTAACTAAATGGTTAAAAGTAAGTGCTTCGAACTTATTCCTGAACAGAACCACTAACACTCCTTCTCAAAGCAACGGTATTTTCTATAACATTGCTCGTCTAGAGAAGGACGTAGATGTATTTGCTAAGAACCCTGATGGCCAGCCATATTATGTTCGTTTTAACCACTTCAATGACGAAACTGAAAACCCTCTTTATTATCTATATAAGAGAAAGCAAGAGGCTAAAACGCGTAGATGGTTAGCTAACTACTCCGCTAACGTACGCCTTACATCATGGGCTGATCTAGACCTTACACAAACCATGGAGATTTCAAACTTCCGTGAGGAAATTATCAACCCTATGGATACTTGGCAGCGTTCAGGTGGTGTGATTGAGGATAACTACCAAAAATATAGTGGTGGTAGTATTTCTAATTCTACTAACGAATCAAAAACAGCAAACAGCCAGTTCACTTTGAACCTGAACCGTAAATTTGGTGATCTATCTACTAGAGCAAAACTATCATACCTGTATGAAAATCGTCATTACGAAAGTAACTACATGTATGGACAGAAGTTCGTGATCTCAGGAATAGAAAACTTCAAAAACATCCGTTCAGAAGACATTACCTCAGGTGACTCTTACCAAGAAGACGAAAGAGCTCAGAACTATTTTGCCATCTTAGGTTTAGATTATAAAGATCGTTACTTATTTGACGGTATGTACCGTTATGACGGTTCATCCTTGTTCGGACCGGATGCCAGATGGAATTCTTATTACAGATTATCCGGGGCATACCGTATTTCTGAAGATGTAAAAATCAACGGAATTGATGAATTAAAAGTGCGTGTTGCTCATGGTACAGCAGGTATCCGTCCTAATTTCGCATGGCAATATGAAGTTTATAGCTTATCTAGTGGTAATACCTCTCCTTCTCAAAAAGGTAACCGCTTGCTAAAACCTTCTACTACAGCTGAAACGGAAATTGGTATCAATGTAGACTTCTTGAAGAAGTTTACCTTTGAGGCTACTTATGCCATGTCAGTAACCAAAGACCAATTCTTAAACGTTCCTTTGGTAGCGTTCTTGAATGACGGTTTCCCTAACCAGTGGCAAAATGCCGGGGAAGTAAAATCCAATACCTTTGAATTCACCTTAGGTGCCAACTGGTATAAGAAAAAGGATTTCTCTTGGAATACCAATATTGTATTCTCTAAAGTAAATCAGAAGATCACTAAACTCCCTATCCCTCCTTATAGCCCAGGTGGTCAAGACCTAAACGGTGACCAAGGTAACCTGTTCAGAATCGCAGAAGGCGAGGTTTACGGTGCCATTTACGGTTATAAAATGATAAGAACACTGGAAGAGATGTCTCAACAGCTCCCAGAAGGAAAAACCATTGGCGATTACGAAATCAACAGTGACGGTTATGTAGTTCCAAAAGGATCTCAAGGAACAGCAAGTGAAATGCCGATCAAGAAACTTAACGCTGATGGAACTCCTTGGTACGGAAAAATAGGTAATGGTAACCCTGACTTCATAGCCGGTATCACTAACACCGTTACTTATAAAAACTTCCAATTCTACTTATTACTAGACTGGAAACAAGGTGGAGACATCTACAATGGCAAAGAGCAGCGTTTGGCATTTAACAACGTGAGTAAACGACAAGACATGACGAATGTTCCTCAAGACAAGAAGAAAGTGGCTTCTTACGTAGGCTCTAACACCGGTTTCTACGATGCAAATAATGCAAATGCTTACTGGGTAGAAGACGGCACATATGTTAAAGTAAGAGAATTAGCTATAGGATATAACCTTCCTAGCCGTTGGGTGAAAGGCTTCTCTAAAGGTATTAATGCCAGAGTTATTGGTAGAAACCTTTTAACTTTCACTAACTATTCAGGGTATGACCCTGAAGTGGGATCAATCCGCTTCCCTGTAGATGGTATTTATGCCAACCCACTTTACAGACAATACGCGTTTTCACTTACTCTAAACTTCTAATTTGAACGATGAAAAATATAAAATCAATTTTCCTCGCATTTTCTGCCTTGATCTTGGCCGGATGTGACCCTGATCTACTAGATGTAGAAAACAAAAACAACCCCGATTTCCAGAAGGTGTATGCAAAAGGAGAAGACGTAGAAAATGTAGCCAGTAACCTTTTCAATACCTACTACCATGGAGAACATAACCCTAGTGGTGTAAAACCCATGTTAGCAGTAGCTTCTGATAATGTGACTTGTTCTCACGGTAACTTCGGTATGTGGCACGCTTCAAGCGAACCAAGGGACCTCGCTTGGGATAACAGCCCTAGCTATTCGAACCAATCGCAAACCAAATATACTTACGATAGAATGTATGGTGCTATAGCCACGGCCAACAACGTGATCAAAGCCATAGAAAGCGGTGTTCAAATTGGCAAAAACGGAGAAGGAAATAACAGAACTATGGCAGTAGCTAGATTCATCCAGGGTATTGCCTATGGAAATCTGGCCCTAGTGTATGACAGAGCTCATGTAGTGGATGAGAAAACTACTGTAGAAGGAGTGTTTGAAACCGCTATCCCGTATAATGAGGTGGCTGCTAAAGCAATAGAATACTTGGATCAAGCTATTTCTCTTAGCAACAATACTTTCTCAATTCCAACCAGCTGGTTCGCTTCGCAGACGGCTATATCAAACACTGAATTCAAGAAAATAGCAAGCACAGTGGCAGCAAGAATCATGTCAAACGTTCCTAGAAACAAGACAGAACTAGCTGCTGTAAACTGGGCAAAAGTGAAAGCATACGCGGATGCAGGTATCACTGCCGACTGGAACGTGGTATTTGATGGTGGTACCCTTTGGTACGATCAAGGTACCCAGTACCTTACCACTGCAGGTTGGGGCAAGGTGGACATGTACGTGGTACACATGATGGATCCAAAACAGCCTCAAATCTGGGAAAATAGAGCTGACTTCCCTCACCCTCCGGCTTCTACAGACCCAGTTGACCAACGCCTCTTCACTGACTTCCAATACACTGCATCAAACGGCTTCCGCGCAGACAGAGGATATTTCAACTTCTCAAACTATCGTCATTCGCGTTATGATCACCTGTTTGTTAACCATTCAGGTCCAAA harbors:
- the pdhA gene encoding pyruvate dehydrogenase (acetyl-transferring) E1 component subunit alpha, which encodes MAAKSKGASKVKYSKEQYLYWYDSMVLQRKFEEKAGQLYGQQKIRGFCHLYIGQEACSSGSVSALKKGDKYITAYRDHGHPLALGTDPGKIMAELYGKVTGTTKGKGGSMHIFDKEVGFMGGHGIVGAQIPMGAGIGFAEKYLGTDNVCICYFGDGAIRQGAFHEALNMAMTWKIPTIFVVENNGYAMGTSVARTSNVRELYTLGEAYDIPSEAVDAMDVEIVHEAVSRAAERARKGEGPSFLEFKTYRYRGHSMSDPQKYRTKEEVAEWKQRDPIELIKDRILTNGIATQEELDAIDEKVKKQVDEAVKFAEESPWPKPEEAFEDIYVQSDYPFLKE
- the recF gene encoding DNA replication/repair protein RecF (All proteins in this family for which functions are known are DNA-binding proteins that assist the filamentation of RecA onto DNA for the initiation of recombination or recombinational repair.), translating into MYLQNLRLYNFRNYEERFFTFSPTLNCIVGKNGSGKTNLLDAVYFLALSKSSIQTQDSLSIRFEEDFSSLEGAFSNQNIIGIHLLRNGKKTVTSNHKVYEKLSDHIGKYPVVLLAPNDTDYIRDGAETRRKLFDGILSQVDPEYLQTYLKYNKTLDQRNSLLKQFAEQNYVDKDLLSIYTESLLVLGKAIFEKRKSFIESFSPLFKDQYVHLSEGREQVEIQYSSDLWEENFEEQFQKNLNRDLSAQRTTMGVHKDDFLFLMDGVLVKKFGSQGQRKSFVMAIKLAQFQCLELEKETKPILLLDDIFDKLDDRRILRLIEMMNSGAFGQIFLTDARPERTAELLSHTEVNLISL
- a CDS encoding SDR family oxidoreductase; translated protein: MNLKLNEKVILVSGGAKGIGEGIVNQLSIEGAIPVIIGRNKQDNELALEKIQAAGGFGMTIEAELSVPEECEKAVRMAVERFGRIDGLVNNAGVNDGVGLEKGDYAAFMASLHRNVVHYYLLAHHALPELIKTKGPILNITSKTAETGQGGTSGYAAANGARNALTREWAVELLKYGIRVNAIVVAECYTPLYDKWIKTLPNPEETLKSIEEKIPLGKRMTTIEEIANMAVFLLSSRSSHTTGQLIHVDGGYVHLDRALL
- the tpiA gene encoding triose-phosphate isomerase, which translates into the protein MRKKYAAGNWKMNKTFEEGQILLSEVVNMVKDELTHPNVQVVLGVPFPYLSTFSKLVDTPKVALAAQNCYPKASGAYTGEVSVPMLKSVGVKYVIIGHSERREYFAESDAFIAEKVDAILAEGLTPIFCCGETLSQREAGIHFDFVKGQLTNSLFHLSEEAIQQVVIAYEPIWAIGTGVTASSDQAQEMHKVLRDHLASKYGAAVAEEISILYGGSVNAGNAEELFSQPDVDGGLVGGASLKSRDFTDISKSFPA
- a CDS encoding YebC/PmpR family DNA-binding transcriptional regulator, whose translation is MGRAFEFRKARKMKRWSSMAKTFTRIGKDIVMAVKSGGPDPTTNSRLRAVIQNAKAANMPKVNVDNAIKRASSKDQDDYKEIVLEGYGLHGVAVLVECTTDNNNRTVANVRSYFNKTGGNLGTNGMLDFIFERKCIFRIAAAPSIDMEDLELDLIDFGVDDVFLDEETQQINIYGEFTAYGAVQKYLEEKGYELLHADFERIPTDTKKLTEEQAADIEKLLDKLEEDDDVQNVYHNMVIE
- a CDS encoding DUF1501 domain-containing protein codes for the protein MKRRGFIKNSTLGLGVVSSMKLDKMDLSAFQPASYVNENDNIVVVVQLFGGNDGMNTITPYEWDMYYNQFRPTLHIPQKSVTIISKEQGMAMHPSLSQGVKGGMLGLFQEGKLGVLSGLGYPNPDFSHFRSTDIWLSGIVPSSTSQPLPTGWLGRYFDTYAGADKPESPYCIQIGKTPSLMFLGETGEKSIVLESADDMYLQGQMVGGDKIDIEAEGFFKQEFDYVNNVGVEVREYSQVIKRAYDSGKNMESYTNNTLSQQLKLVARLIDGGLKTKVYFVEQTGYDTHANQGGLDGTHSKLLKELSEAISSFQSDIEKLGHDKKVVGITASEFGRRPYENGSAGTDHGTSSIMFSFGSAVRGEIIGGYFGYYPLYDGFNHTYATDFRSIYYEIVTNWFGQSHDFAERIFGQKFNYINETGFLKSTQKDPTLPKPPDPPVVIIDPETGQPSVGEKPSLERDKFMIFPNPVVQDWTYLRMNLHYQAKVTVTLVTLEGKEVAQLMTGEYRPAQHDVILQVNVPPGTYLVRIRVGKVTYGVKMVKL